tggatgaaaacctgctccagagcactcaagacctcagactggggcgaagacaATTATATATATAcgctgctcaaaaaaaataaagggaacacttaaacaacacaatgtaactccaagtcaatcacacttctgtgaaatcaaactgtccacttaggaagcaacactgattgacaataaatttcacatgttgttgtgcaaatggaatagacaacaggtggaaattatagacaattagcaagacaccctcaataaaggagtggttctgcaggtggtgaccacagaccacttctcagttcctatgcttcctggctgatgttttggtcacttttgaatgctggtggtgatttcactctagtggtagcatgagacggagtcttacaacccacacaagtggctcaggtagtgcagctcatccaggatggcacatcaatgcgagctgtggcaagaaggtttgctgtgtctgtcagcgtagtgtccagagcatggaggcgctaccaggagacaggccagtacatcaggagacgtggaggaggccgcaGGAGGGCAACaatccagcagcaggaccgctacctccgcctttgtgcaaggaggagcaggaggagcactgccagagccctgcaaaatgacctccagcaggccacaaatgtgcatgtgtctgctcaaacggtcagaaacagactccatgagggtggtatgagggcccgacgtccacaggtgggggttgtgctttacagcccaacaccgtgcaggacgtttggcatttgccagagaacatcaagaatggcaaattcgccactggcgccctgtgctcttcacagatgaaagcaggttcacactgagcacatgtgacagacgtgacagagtctggagacgccgtggagaacattctgctgcctgcaacatcctccagcatgaccggtttggcggtgggtcagtcatggtgtggggtggcatttttgggggggccgcacagccctccatgtgctcgccagaggtagcctgactgccattaggtaccgagatgagatcctcagaccccttgtgagaccatatgctggtgcggttggccctgggttcctcctaatgcaagacaatgctagacctcatgtgtctggagtgtgtcagcagttcctgcaagaggaaggcattgatgctatggactggcccgcccattccccagacctgaatccaattgagcacatctgggacatcatgtcttgctccatccaccaacgtcacgttgcaccacagactgtccaggagttggcggatgctttagtccaggtctgggaggagatccctcaggagaccatccgccacctcatcaggaggatgcccaggcgttgtagggaggtcatacaggcatgtggaggccacacacactactgagcctcattttgacttgttttaaggacattacatcaaagttggatcagcctgtagtgtggttttccactttaattttgagtgtgactccaaatccagacctgcatgggttgataaatttgatttccattgataattttagtgtgattttgttgtcagcacattcacaTGTAATGaataaagtatttaataagaatatttcattcattcagagctaggatgtgttattttagtgttccctttatttttttgagcagtgtatatttttttatttaacttttatttaactaggaaatgaccctaatcacacagccaaggagtggcttctggacaactctctgaatgtccttgagtggcccagccagagcccggactgaacccgatcgaacatatctggagagacctaagaatagttgtgcagcgacgctccccatccaacctgacagagcttgacaggatctgcagagaagaatgggagaaactccccaaatacagatgtgccaaccttgtagtgtcatacccgaGAAGACTGCCAAAtattcttcaataaagtactgatttaaagggtctgaatacttatgtaaatgttatatttcagttaaaaaaatttaaacaattgaatccattttaaaataaagctgtaacgtaacaacatgtggaaatatTCAAGGGGTCTttatactttccaaatgcactgtatggtaTAACTATGACACAGGGTGATGCAAAACACCCTTTTTTACTGGTCTGAATACACTCTCAGCTGCCTGGAACATTCAGCTGGAGCCTTCATAATATATATGTTTTGGAATGTTCGTTCTAATCACCGCAGAGTTTTTGATTCAGCTGTTCAGAAATATGAGGCAGAGACATAGACTACATCTTCATGGTTCAGAAGAGGGTGAGTAAAGAGCGAAACGTGAAGGGCGGGGGAGGGTGAGAAGCAGCTAAGTTAGAAAAACGAATGTGTGCATAAAATAACACATGCGCAGAATGTGATCCGGATCTTAGGCTTTAAGAAAGAGGTTTCCGGAGGGGCGGGAGGGACGTGGGGGAAAACTCAGTAGAGCAGGGCGTGGGGGAAAACTCAGTATCTGTAGCCTCGGCCTTAAAAATAACAGTTTGTTAGCACCATTGATTTAGCACTTAGAGCGTGTCCTTACTCCTTTGTAATTATGGGCGGTGTTGACATAGAGCCCATACACCCAGCCTCCCCCAACACCTCAAGCCTCTGTTCATGAGAATTTATGGGCCTTAGTTTTATTATGGCCATTTTATGTCTGTGTTCCCCAGTTAGAGCTAGGCTTAAGTTGCAGCCAAGGGCCTGTATTTCATTCTTAGAGGTCAGGATTCCCAGGAAACCCCTGTTAAACTAAATCGACTGCTCTACTGACGCaccagagaggggacagggattGCCCTCCCCTAAGGCTCGTTAAAACAAACATAGCCACGTAGGGTCCTAATCGTGTAATTCATGAGGAAAATGTGGTACAAGGTTATGAGTGTGAGTGGGACACGGGTGGACTAGTGTCACACTAAACCAAAGGCTTCCACTCAGAAACAGACAGGAAGGAATCACCTCTAAATTAATTACAATGAGGCCCTCACTTTCAATCAATTACGGGACCGTTAGAAGGCTCTGTTGTAGTCTATCGGCTTGACAAAACGAGTCATCTGTATCATTATAGCCGTGTACCAGATGGTACAGCTACAGCCACTAACAGTTGGTCTGTTACAGTGAAAGGTAGGTAAGCCAACACCTACACTGAAAGGTAATACTGTAGAAATCCTAAAACACTTGAAGGCTGGTAATGTCTTCTTGATCCACTTCCAACAGATTCAGAGCAGGTAGCATTATTATGCTTCTATGAAAAATGGACTGGGTTGTTTTGACATTCCCTTATAAACTAGTACACATAGACACATGCTCCTTTATCTGATACTGCAGAGGAGACCACCGTGTTCAACTAAAAATGATTCTTAACTCTTTCTATAAAATACCAGTTGTACATACTGTAAAAACAGGATATATGATGACACACAAATCCAAGCCTTCCAAAATAGCTTCAATCTGCGAACAAGGTCTTGAAAAGCTTAGTGGGCGGCGGTGCCCAAATTACAACACATTGATTTCCACTAGAGTGGCTGTAACAAGTAGATAGACTGCATGTTACTACACAATTGCCATAAAACACAGGGAAATAGATTGATGGAAAAAAGCTGAGATGCAGGATGCTTCACCTGCAATTTGTGTTGAACACAGCGGGGTTTCGCATGGCTGCTCTCTCAATTAACCCCCATGATACAGATACAGACTCAGTAATGTACCACAATCCCATTACTGAGCATCTGAtaggtccccccccccccttggatTGGACAATGGATGGGTTGGAGTTAGACTTAAATAAATAAGTGTTACAAAAAGGGATTGAGGCGTTATTTGGAAAATATCAGAATAGAATCGAATTGGAATAGAACATACTATATGTAGCGTGTTGATGAAGTGTATGAAGGAACTTTGACTGGCGTTGTTGATGCTGACCTTACTGACGATATAGATGAGGTCACCTCTCTGGAAGGCCAGCTCATCAGGCTCGTCTGCCTCACAGTCCCACAAGCCCTGGTAGTAGTTGGCATAGTCCATGGACCAGACTAAGGAAAAACACACAATGCTGTTGACCAAAATATGTCAGTAATACACTTATCTTTAACTCTATAAAAGTGACACCTATACACCGCCTCTCTAGAACAGCAGCTTGCTGATATCTCATTTCCTTCATACCCTCATCTATCTTGTATTAACATAAACAGCTGACAAATGGGACTTTGTGGAAGATGAAAAGTTGATACAGATTGTTGAAAGGGTATCCAACATTTATACATTCATTTTTTTACTTTCCTATTTTGCTGGTCAATGCGTGCTCTTTGGTATTCAGACCTGGTTTTGTGCTCTTCTCACTGATCTCCTCAATTGGTTCTGGAAAGTCATCGTCTGGAAAATGGGATGAAAACAAAAGAGGTGAGAAATTCCAAGACCTTTCCTGAAAAAGATAATGCACTTTCTATATTGTGGAGATGTGGGTACCACCTGTCTTGCCACCACCTCCCTTGGCCCTGGACACGACTACATACTTACACCAGGGCATGTCCTTGCCGTTCTGCCACCCCAGGCGAGACCAAAAAATGCCGCCCTCATGCAAAACCAGAATAGTCACAGTAAGCAAAATTACGTTGAAAAGATATAaaaaaatacgtattttccagaCGTAGAAGTTGagttctgaatgaaaggtgaaaaggTATTTTCCATatgtttaaaataaatattttccaGGACTTTGAAAAGGCATCTTTTCCGGACGTTGAAAAATACGTGTTTACAGACGTTGAAATCAGGTTCCTTTTTTAGTTCTGAATGAAAGtggaaaatacttattttccggaTGTTGAAAACAAGTATTTTCCTGACGTAAAAAATATGCCAGTCCAAAAAAAGACGTTGAAAAGATGTCAGCGACGGTCCATGCTTACGGAGGTGTAGCCTACAGTGCTGCCTGAAATTgaattttatgaatgcccatctaTGTCGTAAACCTACCATTTATATAAGACAAAAAAAGACGTCCGGTCCGAATCGGACCAAAAAAAGACGACCAAAAGACATTGTCTTGTGCTTAATCTGGTGTAGCCAACCATGTCGGCCCGCAATGTAATTTTATGAActcccatccatgtggtaggcccaccATTTGTAAAACAGGCCATTGCATTTCctttattagtcctgattcctgtgactaatcaaCTTGGCTATTTAAGCACTGAATATCTTctacccaactttatcaggagttatCGTGAGCCTATTTACAATGTGTTTCCACAGCGGGAAATGCAGAAGTATTTTCTTTTTCGCTATGATCAACATGTCAAAAATAGAAGGATACAAACTTGAAATCACTGATCATGACAACAGGGTGaaactcctggacaacagttGTGATTGGTCCATTCGATATTATCCATTTTACTTTGATctgtcctgtttttaggatatgttgtttgttaacatgacaGTGCATTTATTATTTGCTTGAGCGCCATTTAGGTTTGGCAATTTGATCTggagaaacctgcatgatgtaaaaagtgtccgtctcattacattgtcatacattttatctccagcctgtaggcttCAGAAAAGGCCACATACTCTTTCTACCATATCATATATCTGCTAAATGATTTATGTTAGATGCGTGTCTCCAATAACACCCTGGAGAGGTGCGCTGGGAATGGACAATACAAATATTTTGCGCCCCTGCCTTTGACAACATGGGCACTGCTTATCACACGGTGTCATCAGCGCTCACCTAAAAagcccatatgccactggttggaataaaatgtcattgtttttgggcagaattatgtgatgttttatgtgttgttgttggaggtgcgtcttggtcagtttagctcagaaaatgctGGCACCATAGGAGGCCGCCTAATCCTGCCTATTGAGCCCGCCGGCCTTGCCGACACGCAGCCAATAGGGCACTTACTCTACCTTACGTGTTAACAGTGCTAATCAATTGACCAGACAAGCAGGGATGTGCACTTTACCACATTACAATGAACAACAGAGTTTTAAACTTTTACCATATGCTACTGTTAACTTTGAATCACATAAACCAAATATCTAAAGGGGACATTTCTCAACCTCCTTAGCCTTATAGAGCTACGTGTGACATGGATTACGGGCGTGGCACCTCGTGGTCTGAGAGGTGACAGTGatatccctgctctctctctcccacatccaTCGTCACGCTGTCAGTCTGACAGTAAAGCCACCAGCCAGCAACCCTATACACCCTccagaccaacctgccctctgCTTCCAGTAACAGCAgggaaaagacacacacacaaagatgcatatgtgcacacacacgcacacacacacacacacacacacaaacacaaatacacccAGACCACTGACCAATACACCTACTGCACCAACTTAACAGCCATGGTTACCCATTAAAATGTAACTTGTTACAATAATTATAATAACAGGAAAATATCTTTCTTTAAAAGAAATATGTGAAAAGAACAAGGTTTGTAAATCAATGTACTACGTCCAGTGCCTTTTAAGAACATCTGAGAGCGAtcaaagaaggaaagagagattgATAAGTGGTAGGGTGAGAAAGTGAAAGAAAAAGACATTCGATACACCATCTGTGGTCAGGGTCTGTAACCATCCCAGATGGCTTTTTATGGTGAAAAGGCAGTTGACAAGACACATATCTCTCCAACCAATGATTTCGGCAAAGGGGAAACAGAATCTTGATGTATCTTAAATGGAGTGATGGATAATGACACTGAGAAGTCGCCCCCTTTGGTCGTTCTCAGGATCCCTTTAGCCACCCACCTGCCTGTGGGCCAGTCCTGTATTTACTCTGTAAACAGCAACCAGACCTCTGACACTCTTATTAAGAATGAATTATTTATAATGTGTAATTAGTCTTTGAGTTACAGTGATAGTGATGCATCTCTGAGGGGTaatgagaatgtgtgtgttcTCATACCTGGGAGCACCTCGTAGATATCatcctcctctgcttcctcttgCCCCCCCTGCTTGGACCTCCATTCCTCCTGGCTACTGAGAGAGGCTTTGGCCTGCTGGGGCAGGACGGGGGCGGGGGCGGGGGCCGCCCCGGTCACCCCCTCAATGTCATCAtaggtctcctcctcctcttcctcttcctcatcgtCATCAAAGGGGATGAAGCTGGAACTCAAATCTGCATGGGACACAGACATGGCATAAAATAAtgagcagtctctctctctctctctccctccctcccttcctccctccccaaaGGGCCCAGAGTAGAAGATGGCATCCACTGACTTCCCCATTTGATTATATTTTAAAAGATATCTGTGAAACATCTAGTCATTCTATTGGACATTAATGTACTCCTTTGATGAACAGTTGGCGGGAAAAAGGAAAAATCCACCCTTCATAAATCCAGAGCAAGTAACAGAGAGCAAAATCTTCGCCTCGAACTCCATGTCTATCTGGATCTTGTTTAGTAGTAAAAGAGGACAAGACAAATGATGGGGTGTCTGTTACATCCCGCAAATCAGCCCATTTAAGAGCAGCCGGTGCAGCTCGCCTCTCTCAGATGGAGCAGCGCTGTGATTGCTGACGACTGGGCACTGCAACACAGGGTATCAGGTCCTCTGTGATACACCATAGGCCAGGCAGAAATCAATGTCGCTAGAAGATAACCAGAACAACTATCAATCAATTTCCCGTAAGGGTGAAATTATTAGGGGGGGAGGACGACACGTGACATGAATGCCTTGTGACGTAGCGGATGAGGAGGTTTGGAAGGCGTCTGATTGGTCGTTTTGGGGATGGATATATTTGGGAATGGATATAAAATGGTTTGTTTTCTGCCCTTTCAGGCAATAGCAATCTAACAGAGGACAAGAAAACATACACAACCATCACTATATCATTTTCTACTACTGTATCTTTGAAATCGTTTTCGAACTATGTAGATATACCTTTCAGGACAAAGTTTATCTGATCCACCCATTCCCTGGCCTCTCGCGGACTGCTAGCAGTGAACTGGGGAGGATAGACACCATCATAAAGTATGATCATTAGGTCAGACTGGTATGCTATGAAACATTACTGTCATTCAATCCCATTGTTAGGAGTCAGTTGTATTGTTATTGTACTGTACACCCACCTGAAAGGAGCGTCGGTCAGGGGCACTCAGCTCAAAGCAGGCATTCTTCTTTGAGTCTTTACGTAGGTTGGCCACCAGCTCTGCGCTGTAGCCATTGATATAGAAGGAGCCCTTCTGCtgcttgtctgaaggaagaaGTGTCAACTCAATCTCCTCACCAGAATGTTCACAGGTATGAGTTCCAGGCATAAATGACTACATGGGTACATTGTATGTCTTAGTGTTATGTAAGGGATCAAACCAACCCTTGTCGCTCCCAAAGTAGTAGAATATTGTGTTATTGAGGACACACCATCGCTTTTGCCATTCTAAGCTGAAGAAGCTGTGATCTAAATGGAAAACGTAATGAAAATAACAAATGATGTAATTCTTCCCACACGTATTTAAATGAGCACTCAACATTCAATATTTCCATAATAATCGACTCCATAATCTTGGTACCCCGTCGTTTCTTTTCCAGGTAGCCTTGTTTCAAGATGTTACTGAGATCCTGGGCTGCCACCATTTGGATCTCCTCAAAGTCTGTGGAAGATCACAAAGTAGGATACATATAAGTTGACAGAAAAATGTTGGTCTATTATTGCATTTGTCATGGACTCCATGTTGAAGATGGTTCTCTCATACCCAGGAAGCAGCAACAGGCCACACTGCCAGCTGTCCCTGGATCAAATACACCACTGCTAGCTTAGGGGAAACTGGGATCAATACATTTACAGCACTTCTGTAAATGTACTGAGATGACAGAACAATTTTGGTGCTGCAGATTAACGATGCAGCAGATACAGTACCTCTGCTCCCActgcaaaatcaaatcaaatcaaattgtatttgtcacatgcacagaatacaacagtgaaatgcttacgtacaagccctttaaccaacaatgcagtgggGAATGAACAGAAAGGGTCTCTGTATGACTCCCTCCTGGTCTGGAGCTTCAGTTATACAGTGACTCTGCACCTCAGAGGCCTTTAGGTGTGTGCTATTAACTGACATCTAACAGATGTGTTACAGAAAGCCGCACCATGTTACACATGTAGCAGTGTAAAATCAGGGCAAGTTCAGGACCCTGAGATctgacacctccctctgcaactggatcctggacttcctgatgggccgccccaggCGGTGAgggttaggcaacaacacatccgccacgctgaccatcAACACCGGGGCCTCTCAggagtgtgtgcttagtcccctcctgtacacccttTTCACGCATGACTGCGTTGCTGCGCACTATTCCAAAGCCATCATCAAGTTTGTTGACGACATGTCAGTGGTAGGAcagatcaccaacaacgatgaggcagcctacagggaggaggtcagagacatgggattaacatggtccacacacacccacacatttgtgaagagggcacggcagtgcctcttccccctcaggaggctgaaaagatttggcatgggccctcagatcttcaaaaggttctaaagctgcaccattgagagcatattgactggctgcatcaccacttggtacgaCCACTGCAAGGCACCCGattgcaaggcgctacagagggtggtgagtatatcactggggccaaagactccaaccaaccaagccatagacggttctctctgctaccgcacggcaagccggtaccagtgcaccaagtctggaaccaacgggaccttgaacagcttctacccccaagccataagactgctaaacaagactgctaaatagctaatcaaatggctacccggaatcCCTGCATTGACCCTGctttgtgtaaccgatgtgaaatgactagttagttagcggtggtgcgcgctattagcatttcaatcggtgacgtcactcactttgagaccttgaagtagtggttccccttgctctgcaagggccacggcttttgtggagcgatgggtaacgatgcttcgtgggtgtcagttgttgatgtgtgcagagggtccctggttcgagcccgggtatggccgaggggacggactaaagttatactgttacatttgcACTAACTgtcttgcacacacacatacatactcacacatacacatacatacatgtcactggcctacacacaataacccatgcCAAAGTGGACTTGTGTTTCTTGGCACttttacaaatgaattcaaaatgtaaagctgaaactGATTGAGTCAATAAGAACTCAAACCCTTTTTTTtttggcaaacctaaataagttcagaagtagAAATGttattaacaagtcacataagttgcatggacagaGTTGCAACAATAATGTttaacaattatctgtaaggtccttcagttgAGCAGGGAATTTTaaacaccgattcaaccacaaagaccagggagattttccaatgcctcgcaaagaagggcacctattggtagatgggtaaaacatgtaaaaagcagacattgaatacccctttgagcatagtgaagttattaattacactttggatggtgtatcaatacatccagtcaccacaaagatacaggcgtccttcctaaactcagttgccggagaggaatgaAACCCCggagggatttcaccatgaggccaacggtgactttaaaacagttacagatttTAAAAGGCTGTGATAggataaaactgaggatgggtcaacaacattgtagttactccacaatactaacctaaatgacagtggaaagaaggaagcctgtacatgaTCAAAATTTTCACAAATGtgaatcctgtttgcaacacggcactaaagtaatactgcacaaGTAATCACTTTACCCCTTCCTTATATGTACAGAACTACCTACAATGATCTTGTATTTCTGTaaatcgactcggtactggtactccctgtatacagccatgttattttttactcataattgttattcattattcaaTATGTATTCATTCCTCGTGtcactatttatatatatatttttcaaatctttaactctgcaatgttggaaaCGGAcccataagcatttcactgttagtctacacatgttgtttatgaagcatgtgacaaatacaattggatttgatttaaacATCCACTACATCTTCATTTTGACTTTAAATGGCCATTATTTGTCTCTCTTTACGACTCCATCTAGGATTCCACAGTTGAATGGAATTCAACCAAAGTGCCTGTCCTCCTGAACATACATGACAAAACAAAGCTCAATCCCAACCACTTTTCAATTAACCTGTCATCAGGCTTGAGCCTAGTTACcaaggagggaggatgggggaacAGGTGGCCCCCTTTGGTTTGGGGTGCAGGAGTTATTTAAATCCCATTTATACTAGTCTGTGTGACCTTTAATTCAATTCGGACCACGGATGACAGAGAAAGTGGCCTGGAATCCATCCCCTTTGGACCAGACCTTGACTTTCAACGAACAAAACCAAACACACTGCGCCACAACTAAGTCTTCTTGTCCAAACAAAGTAGATGAAACCCTCCAAACGTTCAGCGGAAAGGAGCGTCTCTCTCATTTATTACAAAATCCAAAAcacgagagaggaagagacagagctgATAGCTTCTAGGCTGCACTGGTAGAGCTCCCCTAGCCAAAATGTCAGTGGCTATCTGCCCCTGTTGTTTTACTGTATGCAAATGAACCTGGTCCAGAATGCAATGGAATCAAAGTCATATCTGAACTTCATGCCGTATAAGGAACATAACAGAGAATCACGTTATAAGCCCATCCTATCCGTGTGTGACATATAAACGCTGCACTGGCCGCTGTACCTCGCAGGTTCTACTGACAGATAAGGTTTTCACTGGCGGTCAACTCAGAGTACGGTCCAAGACACCTCATGACACTACCACACTCACATATCACTCTGCTTTGTGGATGACTTGACTCGTGTCACTAAAAATACGGCAGCTGGCGCTACGCCGCTACAGACTATTTTGTTAAAGAGAATCTTATCATAACAAAAGCCCAGTCACCTCATCCATCCAGTTCTCTGTTCCAGGCCTGCTTCCTTGTCATGGCAATCCCCTCATCCATCTACTTCCTTCCCTTTTCAAAGGCCTTTCCCAGTTAATAGTTGAGGAGACATAAAGTCAACAAAGGGATGGTTAGATTTGCTTGAATCAGTAAACAACAGAACGATGGCTTCTCACCCTCAAAGGGAGCTCCTTGACCAGGCCTCATGGTTTAAACCAGGGATGTGGTTCATACTGGATTTAAAATATATCGCAAGGGTCAAGGAATTGCTCTGACAGCTTGAGGACAAAATTCACCAACAATTAAGGGGCTGGTGATTTAGAATGATTCTTGATTGGTTCAGGGTTCTATCACAGGGTAGCAGTGTAACCTTAAAGTTCACATAATGTACAGTCAGAAATCCTACTCCCCTGACATATTTTTATCCCACCCCT
This region of Oncorhynchus tshawytscha isolate Ot180627B linkage group LG25, Otsh_v2.0, whole genome shotgun sequence genomic DNA includes:
- the LOC112224145 gene encoding src kinase-associated phosphoprotein 1 isoform X1 is translated as MGTVSDDIRRLLEDCELFVSDILQDENLSKHARETRDVLLNNFRVVHSRNLQEFPFRSESRQEDSSDDNQSSSLGRSAPSDDLSVASDYQDEGSPEYFEEIQMVAAQDLSNILKQGYLEKKRRDHSFFSLEWQKRWCVLNNTIFYYFGSDKDKQQKGSFYINGYSAELVANLRKDSKKNACFELSAPDRRSFQFTASSPREAREWVDQINFVLKDLSSSFIPFDDDEEEEEEEETYDDIEGVTGAAPAPAPVLPQQAKASLSSQEEWRSKQGGQEEAEEDDIYEVLPDDDFPEPIEEISEKSTKPVWSMDYANYYQGLWDCEADEPDELAFQRGDLIYIVSKEYNIHGWWVGELNGTIGIVPKDFLHPAYIL
- the LOC112224145 gene encoding src kinase-associated phosphoprotein 1 isoform X2, whose amino-acid sequence is MTLGGFWRTVSSLYQISYRTRTSVNMPEKHGTSYLITSGWSTPAESRQEDSSDDNQSSSLGRSAPSDDLSVASDYQDEGSPEYFEEIQMVAAQDLSNILKQGYLEKKRRDHSFFSLEWQKRWCVLNNTIFYYFGSDKDKQQKGSFYINGYSAELVANLRKDSKKNACFELSAPDRRSFQFTASSPREAREWVDQINFVLKDLSSSFIPFDDDEEEEEEEETYDDIEGVTGAAPAPAPVLPQQAKASLSSQEEWRSKQGGQEEAEEDDIYEVLPDDDFPEPIEEISEKSTKPVWSMDYANYYQGLWDCEADEPDELAFQRGDLIYIVSKEYNIHGWWVGELNGTIGIVPKDFLHPAYIL